ACATCAATCTCCGGATAAAGAGAGAATTCGAAAAACGCGGCCTCGAGTTCGCCTACCCGACGCAGACCGTGATTGTGGAGAAGGATGAGACCTGATTTCTGTTGACACCTCCTGTTAAATCATATTTGATGAACGACATACAGCAAACGGAGGGTGCCAGATGGCAGAACGGCAGATTGGGAATTACAAGATACTCAAGCAGATAGGCGTCGGCGGCATGGCCAAGGTCTATCTGGCCGTACACAAGGATGTCCCCAACCTCAAGTTAGTCCTGAAGATCCTTTCAAATTCCCAGCATGCCGAACGCTTCATGCAGGAAGCCGACAAGCTTGCCCTTCTCGATGGAAACCCCAACATATGCCAGATCCGCCATTTCTTCGACCATGAGGACGAGCTCGTGATCGCCATGGAGTATATCGACGGCAAGTCGCTTGAAGAGATGATCGAGGAAAAGGACAGTTTTTCCATTATAGAGTCTCTTAAGATAGTCACCGACCTGCTTGCCGGCCTGGCTCCCGCTCACTCTCAGAATATCTACCACCGCGACCTCAAGCCGGGCAATATCATGTTCGATGGCAAAGGGGTCCTGAAGATCATCGATTTCGGTATCGCGAAGGGCAAGACCGATCCACAGATGACGATAGTAGGCACAGCGGCGGGAACTCCGGAGTATATGGCCCCGGAACAATTCACCGGTGGTGAAGACCTTGATTATTCGAAGTGTGATATATACGCGGTAGGAACGATACTCTACAGGCTTATTACCGGGGAACTTCCCTTCAAGGGCGACAACGAATTCGTTCTTCGCGACGCGAAGATGTTCGAAGAAGCACCTGCTCCTTCCAGCCTTGCAGGCAATATATCAGGAGAATTCGACGAGGTTATACTTAAGGCTATAGACAAGGATCCCGCAGCGAGATTCTCGTCCATGGAAGAGATGCGTACGGAACTATTAAGGATATCATCGCAGCAGGGAGGCGTTCCTGATAGCCCCGTGGCAGAAACGATGGCTAATATAGTAACGGGGCCGGATACACCGGATCGTCCTTCCTCTACCCCGCACCGGGAAAAATCCCGTGCATCAAAAAAAAGCGGCAGCGGAAAGATGGCGGGAATGGTCATCGGCGCTGTGGTCATAATCGCTGCGGCTATTTTCGGACTCAGGATGATGTCTGGCGGAGAAGATGACCTTACAGGAGAAGACCGGTCCGGCAGTTCGCAGGAAACTATTGTAGTTGATAGTACACTGTCCGGAGATAATACAGCATCGGGAAATGAAGATGCTTCGACCGATGGTGAGCCCGGGACTACAAGGTCGACAGACAAAGAGGAAAGGCCCGTCAGCAGGACAACGAGCCCACCCCCCATAGCACCGGGAATCCTGCTGGTCACTTCCAGGCCTGGATACGCGGCGGTCTATATCAATGGAAGACTACAGGACGAACCGACCCCGTTCAGGTTCGAACGTCCCCCTGGACAGTACACAGTCAGAATAGTCAAAGTCATGGACGGGCGGGAACTGGTCCATACAGAAACGGTCACAGTCACTAGCGGCAAGATGATAAAAGTATCGCACAATTTCCAGGAGTAGTTTAGAATCCTGCTATAAAACTCACTCAAAACCGGGAGGCGCATTATGAGACGGATTTTCCTGTTTTTCATTTCCTTTTCTCTTCTGATCCTTTCCCCTATTCATTTTATGACACCGGATTCGGGCGCCCTGGCTTCGGAAAGCGGTGTTTCCGAACAGTTGGCGAAAGCCGTCGATGTCTATCTCGATGGAGAATTCGAGGCTGGACTCGCGATTACGAACGAACTCCTGTCCAGGCAGGACCTAACTGCTAACGATGAGATCGCGATCCTCGAAGTAAAAAGCATCATCACCTATGCCAAGGGCCAGAAGTACAAGAATGAGGCCTACAGCTACCTCCAGAACATCTCACAGATAGGGCATTGTCTCATCAATCTTCCCAGGGAGATGTGGCCCAGCGAGCTTAGAGACAAATGGTACGAACTCTGTCAGAGCAAAAACCTCCTTGTCTGCCCTGACGACCGGGCTCCCGAGATCAAAACGATCGCGATAATGGAATTCGACAACTTCTCGATCGGCAAGTACAAGAAAGAACTGGGCGATATCAGCAAGGCCCTCGCTGATTTTTTCGAATACGATTTCTCGCGTTTTACCGACCTCAAAATAGTCGAGCGTGACAAGCTTGATTACCTGCTCAGGGAGATCAAGCTCTCCGAGGAGGGAAAGATCGATCAGGCGACGGCCGTCAGGGTCGGAAAGATGCTGGGCGCACAGTTGATGGTGTTCGGCAGCATAGCGCAGGTCGACCGTAAAAACGCGAGAATGGTAGTACGCGTTGTAAATGTGGAGACCTCCGAGATAATCACTTCGGCAGATATGGAAGGAAAGCCAAATTTTGTCGAGATGGAAAAAGGGCTAGTAAAAGCTATCGCTGAAAAGCTCGAACTTGTGGTCACGGACCAAATGAAAACTGCGATCGAGGAATCGGCCACTACCGATATGGACGCGGCGAAACTCTACTCGCTCGGACTGAAATACATGGACGATTACCAGTATGAGAAAGCCTATGAACACTTCCAGCAGGCTTACGAAAAAGACAATACTTTCGTCGAGGCAAAGAAAAAGATGGAGATTTACAAACCTCTCATAGGATGAGATCGCTGTGAAGCTGTTTGCGGGATGAACTCATCCTGAACGATAAGGAGAATGCGATGTCGCGATCAATACCGGCGGTCCTTCTGATCTTTGCCCTGCTGATCACCGGCTGCACACAGAGTTTTTACCGGCAGGGCCTTGCCGCCAGCGAAGAGGGAAACCATGATGCCGCCCTCGACCTGTATTACAAGGCTGTCAAAGAACAGCCTGACGACCACCTGGCATGGCGTGAGATCGGCATGGCCTGGTTCAGGACAGGGGCGCTTGAAAAGGCGGAAGAGGCTTTCGCCACTTCCAATCGGATCAGTCCAAACGCTCTTTCCAACCTTTACCTCGGCCTGATCTTCGAAGATACCGGCCAGCTCGACAGGGCGATACGTGTCTACAGCGCGGCGGCGAACCTTCAGGGCAAAGGCAAGACGAAAGAGATGATTGAAGGCAGGTTGAGCGTCCTCATAGACCAGCGCCTTACAAACGAAGCAAAACTGGCTGTTCTGGAAGAAGATTCTCTCGATGTAGATTCACTTCCTAAAAACAGTATTGCGGTAATAAATTTCGACGGCTCGAACCTTTCATCAGACCT
The genomic region above belongs to Candidatus Latescibacterota bacterium and contains:
- a CDS encoding protein kinase, with amino-acid sequence MAERQIGNYKILKQIGVGGMAKVYLAVHKDVPNLKLVLKILSNSQHAERFMQEADKLALLDGNPNICQIRHFFDHEDELVIAMEYIDGKSLEEMIEEKDSFSIIESLKIVTDLLAGLAPAHSQNIYHRDLKPGNIMFDGKGVLKIIDFGIAKGKTDPQMTIVGTAAGTPEYMAPEQFTGGEDLDYSKCDIYAVGTILYRLITGELPFKGDNEFVLRDAKMFEEAPAPSSLAGNISGEFDEVILKAIDKDPAARFSSMEEMRTELLRISSQQGGVPDSPVAETMANIVTGPDTPDRPSSTPHREKSRASKKSGSGKMAGMVIGAVVIIAAAIFGLRMMSGGEDDLTGEDRSGSSQETIVVDSTLSGDNTASGNEDASTDGEPGTTRSTDKEERPVSRTTSPPPIAPGILLVTSRPGYAAVYINGRLQDEPTPFRFERPPGQYTVRIVKVMDGRELVHTETVTVTSGKMIKVSHNFQE
- a CDS encoding CsgG/HfaB family protein — protein: MRRIFLFFISFSLLILSPIHFMTPDSGALASESGVSEQLAKAVDVYLDGEFEAGLAITNELLSRQDLTANDEIAILEVKSIITYAKGQKYKNEAYSYLQNISQIGHCLINLPREMWPSELRDKWYELCQSKNLLVCPDDRAPEIKTIAIMEFDNFSIGKYKKELGDISKALADFFEYDFSRFTDLKIVERDKLDYLLREIKLSEEGKIDQATAVRVGKMLGAQLMVFGSIAQVDRKNARMVVRVVNVETSEIITSADMEGKPNFVEMEKGLVKAIAEKLELVVTDQMKTAIEESATTDMDAAKLYSLGLKYMDDYQYEKAYEHFQQAYEKDNTFVEAKKKMEIYKPLIG